In Henningerozyma blattae CBS 6284 chromosome 7, complete genome, a single genomic region encodes these proteins:
- the VID27 gene encoding Vid27p (similar to Saccharomyces cerevisiae VID27 (YNL212W); ancestral locus Anc_2.35) — translation MNLIKSFMNFGAKPQELATIALGEFDLLRSELSPKSSLECIYNDSILFLREINQFSYEIVVQKVLDELEETNDDFNDELMIDDTISELSVQSKIKDKEWAFPISEKLEFFKKWNEKGEIVFIWNNILGDETDEKVQYIIDSSIDLDDIETFKEGIYRCEFATKFRKLPSQTHDDYLINRENYSNQLADLQNLQLHSELSNNSPIQQNNRAFNSNPDNTVVDLTATTGLNELIIDPKQENEETPDSTEITTGSSFDTENFQDAIDVLNPKKIDISQRIESNKIRNYPKR, via the coding sequence ATGAATCTTATCAAATCGTTTATGAATTTTGGTGCAAAACCTCAAGAATTAGCAACCATTGCATTGGGCGAATTTGACTTATTAAGATCAGAACTTTCTCCTAAATCATCCTTAGAATGTATTTATAATGATTCTATTCTTTTCTTAAGAGaaatcaatcaatttaGCTATGAAATTGTTGTTCAAAAAGTTTTGgatgaattagaagagACTAATGACGATTTCAATGATGAATTGATGATTGATGATACAATTAGTGAGTTATCAGTtcaatcaaaaataaaagacaAAGAATGGGCTTTCCCAATCTCTGAAAAGCtagaatttttcaagaaatGGAATGAAAAGGGTGAAATTGTTTTCATttggaataatattttgggTGATGAAACCGATGAAAAAGttcaatatataattgattCTTCTATTGATTTAGATGATATCGAAACCTTTAAAGAAGGAATATATAGATGTGAATTTGCAacaaaatttagaaaactTCCATCTCAAACACatgatgattatttaattaatagagaaaattattcaaatcaattggcagatttacaaaatttacAACTACATTCGGaactttcaaataatagtCCAAtacaacaaaataatagagCATTTAATTCAAACCCAGATAATACTGTAGTTGACTTGACAGCTACAACGGGTTTAAATGAGTTAATAATAGACCCTAAACAAGAGAATGAAGAGACTCCAGATTCAACAGAAATTACAACTGGCTCAAGTTTTGATACTGAAAATTTCCAAGATGCTATTGATGTTTTAAATCCTAAAAAGATCGATATATCCCAAAGGAtagaatcaaataaaattagaaattatCCAAAGCGATAA
- the OST4 gene encoding olichyl-diphosphooligosaccharide--protein glycotransferase OST4 (similar to Saccharomyces cerevisiae OST4 (YDL232W); ancestral locus Anc_2.37) produces MISDNQLNSLVIFFGLTMMTLIVIYHVVDSTFNEKKNN; encoded by the coding sequence ATGATCTCTGATAACCAATTGAACTCCTTAGTTATTTTCTTTGGTTTGACCATGATGACTTTAATCGTTATTTATCATGTTGTGGATTCTACTTTcaatgaaaagaaaaacaattaa